One Staphylococcus simiae genomic region harbors:
- the saeR gene encoding response regulator transcription factor SaeR, whose protein sequence is MTHILLVDDEQDIVDICQTYFEYEGYQVTTTTNGHEAISLLSHDIDIMILDIMMPEINGYDIVKEMKQQQLDIPFIYLTAKTQEHDTIYALTLGADDYIKKPFSPRELVLRTNNLLNRIKKYQHHPIDQLNFDELSLCNLSKVITINGHDLTMRIKEFELIWYLASRENQVISKSELLEKVWGYDFYEDANTVNVHIHRIREELEKESFTSYTITTVWGLGYKFERSS, encoded by the coding sequence ATGACGCACATCCTTCTCGTAGATGATGAACAGGATATTGTTGATATATGCCAAACATATTTTGAATATGAAGGTTATCAAGTTACAACAACAACGAACGGACATGAAGCTATATCATTATTATCGCATGACATAGACATTATGATACTAGATATTATGATGCCCGAAATTAATGGCTATGATATTGTTAAAGAAATGAAACAACAACAATTAGATATACCTTTTATTTACTTAACTGCCAAAACTCAAGAACATGATACTATTTATGCTTTAACTTTAGGGGCTGATGATTATATTAAGAAACCATTCAGCCCTAGAGAACTCGTTCTACGTACCAATAATTTATTAAATCGTATTAAAAAGTACCAACATCACCCTATCGATCAATTAAACTTTGATGAACTTTCTCTCTGTAATTTAAGCAAAGTTATAACAATTAATGGTCATGATTTGACAATGCGTATTAAGGAATTTGAATTAATTTGGTACTTAGCATCAAGAGAAAATCAAGTCATTTCTAAATCTGAATTACTTGAGAAAGTTTGGGGATATGATTTTTATGAAGATGCCAATACTGTAAATGTGCATATTCATAGAATTAGAGAAGAATTAGAGAAAGAATCATTTACTTCTTATACGATAACTACTGTTTGGGGACTTGGATACAAATTTGAAAGGAGCAGTTAG
- a CDS encoding glycosyltransferase family 2 protein produces MEIRVIIPCYNEQEVLAATYKKLTTIMTKDSELQNYHYNLLFIDDGSKDMTIDQIQEIAAKDKHVNYISFSRNFGKEAAMIAGFQHSQNYDAVVMIDCDLQHPPEYIPEMITGFKEGYDQVIAKRNRDGENLSRKMMTRAYYKLVNNFVEEVQFADGVGDFRLLSQRAVKAIASLDEYNRFSKGLFEWIGYNTKVFTYQNIERQQGESKWSFAKLLNYGIDGLISFNNKPLRVMIYLGLFIFSISILYIIYLFINILISGINIPGYFTTIAAILLLGGIQLISIGIVGEYIGRIYYEVKRRPKYIIQTTDLTQPDVRYYDEK; encoded by the coding sequence ATGGAGATAAGGGTCATCATACCTTGTTATAATGAACAAGAAGTTTTAGCAGCAACATATAAGAAACTGACAACAATCATGACTAAAGACAGTGAATTACAAAATTATCATTATAATTTATTATTTATTGATGATGGAAGTAAGGATATGACGATTGATCAGATACAAGAGATAGCTGCAAAAGATAAGCATGTCAATTATATTTCGTTTAGTCGTAATTTTGGTAAAGAAGCAGCTATGATAGCAGGTTTTCAACATAGTCAAAATTATGATGCCGTTGTTATGATTGATTGTGATTTACAGCATCCACCAGAATATATACCAGAAATGATAACAGGCTTTAAAGAAGGTTATGATCAAGTTATTGCCAAAAGAAATCGTGATGGTGAAAATTTGAGTCGCAAAATGATGACTAGAGCTTATTACAAATTAGTTAATAATTTTGTTGAAGAAGTACAATTTGCCGATGGTGTTGGTGATTTTAGATTATTAAGTCAAAGAGCTGTCAAAGCTATTGCGTCATTAGATGAATACAATCGTTTTTCAAAAGGTTTATTTGAATGGATTGGTTATAATACTAAAGTTTTTACGTATCAAAATATTGAAAGACAACAAGGGGAATCAAAGTGGTCTTTTGCGAAACTGTTAAATTATGGTATTGATGGATTAATTTCTTTTAATAATAAACCTTTACGAGTGATGATATATCTAGGATTATTTATTTTTTCAATTAGTATTTTATATATCATTTATCTATTTATTAATATTTTAATATCTGGCATAAATATTCCTGGTTATTTCACAACTATAGCAGCTATTTTACTACTGGGTGGTATACAACTCATTTCAATAGGGATTGTTGGAGAATATATAGGTAGAATTTATTATGAAGTTAAGCGTCGACCAAAATATATTATCCAGACGACCGATTTAACACAACCTGATGTGCGATACTATGATGAAAAATAA
- a CDS encoding PTS fructose transporter subunit IIABC has translation MRITELLTKDTIAMDLTATDKNGVIDELVNQLDKAGKLSDVKVFKEAIHNRESQSTTGIGEGIAIPHAKVAAVKSPAIAFGKSKQGVDYQSLDMQPAHLFFMIAAPEGGAQTHLDALAKLSGILMDENVRHKLLNATTPEEVLQIIDAADDEATKEEEQEQQATAVDTQNNEVKDSSEPYVLAVTACPTGIAHTYMARDALKKQAEKMGVKIKVETNGSGGIKNHLTEQDIERATGIIVAADVHVNTDRFDGKNVVEVPVADGIKRPEELINMALDTSRKPFVARDGNHKAASDNNNEKLSPGKAFYKHLMNGVSNMLPLVISGGIIMAIVFLFGANSFDPKSSEYNAFAEQLWNIGNKSAFALIIPILAGFIARSIADKPGFAAGLVGGMLAISGGSGFIGGIIAGFLAGYLTQGVKALVRNLPQSLEGLKPTLIYPLLTVSATGLLMVYVFNPPASWLNHLLLNGLNSLSGSNIMLLGLVIGAMMAIDMGGPFNKAAYVFATAALTEGNAAPITAAMVGGMIPPLAIATAMLIFKRKFTKEQRGSIIPNYVMGLSFITEGAIPFAAADPLRVIPSMMVGSGVGGAIALGLGSRIAAPHGGIFVIVGTDFSHILQTLLALVVGTVVSALMYGILKPKVTQTEIEASEAMDE, from the coding sequence ATGAGAATTACTGAATTACTGACAAAAGACACAATTGCGATGGATTTAACTGCCACAGATAAAAACGGTGTCATTGATGAATTAGTTAATCAATTAGATAAAGCAGGTAAACTTAGTGATGTAAAAGTATTTAAAGAAGCTATTCATAACCGTGAATCTCAAAGTACAACTGGTATTGGTGAGGGCATTGCGATTCCTCACGCTAAAGTTGCTGCGGTTAAATCTCCAGCAATCGCATTTGGTAAATCAAAACAAGGTGTAGATTATCAAAGTTTAGATATGCAACCAGCACATTTATTCTTTATGATTGCAGCTCCAGAAGGTGGCGCTCAAACACATTTAGATGCACTAGCAAAATTATCAGGTATTTTAATGGATGAAAATGTCCGTCATAAATTATTAAATGCAACGACACCTGAAGAAGTATTACAAATTATAGATGCTGCTGATGATGAAGCTACTAAAGAAGAAGAGCAAGAGCAACAAGCTACAGCTGTTGATACACAGAATAATGAAGTGAAAGATTCTAGCGAACCTTATGTACTAGCTGTTACAGCATGTCCTACTGGTATTGCTCATACTTATATGGCTAGAGATGCTTTGAAAAAACAAGCTGAAAAAATGGGCGTAAAAATTAAAGTAGAAACAAATGGTTCTGGTGGTATAAAAAATCATTTAACAGAACAAGACATAGAACGTGCAACAGGTATTATTGTTGCAGCAGATGTTCATGTTAATACTGATCGTTTTGATGGTAAAAACGTTGTTGAAGTACCTGTAGCAGACGGTATTAAACGTCCAGAAGAATTAATCAATATGGCTTTAGATACAAGTCGTAAACCATTTGTAGCTCGTGATGGTAATCATAAAGCTGCTTCAGATAACAATAACGAAAAATTAAGTCCAGGAAAAGCATTTTATAAGCACTTGATGAATGGTGTTTCTAATATGTTACCGCTTGTAATCTCAGGTGGTATTATTATGGCAATAGTATTCTTATTCGGTGCTAACTCATTTGATCCAAAGAGTTCTGAGTATAATGCCTTTGCAGAACAATTGTGGAACATTGGTAATAAGAGTGCCTTTGCATTAATTATTCCTATCTTAGCTGGATTCATTGCGCGTAGTATTGCTGATAAACCAGGATTTGCAGCTGGTCTTGTTGGTGGTATGTTAGCAATTTCTGGTGGTTCAGGATTTATTGGTGGTATTATCGCAGGTTTCTTAGCAGGTTATTTAACTCAAGGTGTTAAAGCATTAGTTCGTAACTTACCTCAATCATTAGAAGGATTGAAACCTACGCTTATCTATCCTTTACTGACAGTTTCAGCAACTGGATTACTAATGGTGTATGTCTTTAATCCACCAGCTTCATGGCTCAATCATTTATTATTAAATGGCTTAAATAGTTTATCAGGTTCAAATATTATGTTATTAGGTTTAGTTATTGGTGCTATGATGGCGATTGATATGGGTGGTCCATTCAATAAAGCAGCATATGTTTTTGCGACAGCAGCCTTAACTGAAGGAAATGCTGCACCAATAACAGCAGCTATGGTCGGAGGTATGATTCCGCCATTAGCCATTGCAACAGCAATGTTAATATTCAAACGTAAATTTACTAAAGAACAACGAGGATCTATTATTCCAAACTATGTAATGGGCTTATCATTTATTACAGAAGGTGCTATTCCATTTGCAGCAGCTGACCCATTACGTGTCATTCCATCAATGATGGTTGGTTCAGGTGTTGGTGGAGCAATTGCGTTAGGTTTAGGTTCAAGAATTGCAGCACCTCATGGTGGTATCTTTGTAATTGTAGGAACTGACTTCTCACACATTTTACAAACATTATTGGCATTAGTAGTTGGAACGGTTGTTTCAGCGTTAATGTATGGTATTTTAAAACCAAAAGTAACACAGACTGAAATTGAAGCATCTGAAGCAATGGATGAGTAA
- the nagA gene encoding N-acetylglucosamine-6-phosphate deacetylase → MSQTIIYNGNVYTEHGKIEQGYIHICDGKIKKVGEGDFVQQLDVNERQHVEMIDAKGHHILPGFIDIHIHGGYGEDAMDASFEGLQHLSQSLLSEGTTSFLATTMTQSTDNITKALSNIANYSQQQSNDDCAEIIGVHLEGPFISEHKVGAQHPQFVQRPSSEKIRNFQQTANGLIKIITFAPEVEGALQTLNDLKDEFIFSIGHTIATFDQTNEAAMNGAKHITHLYNAASPFLHREPGVFGAAWLNEQLNTELIVDGIHAHPAAVKIAYRLKGNKHFYLITDAMRAKGMPDGDYDLGGQNVIVKDNEARLADGTLAGSILTMNQGLHNLLNYTETSIEELWRVTSLNQAIALNFDDSKGSIKENKDADLVIVNDHIDVLTTIKNGKKHNYKPY, encoded by the coding sequence GTGTCACAAACAATCATTTATAATGGTAATGTTTATACAGAACATGGGAAAATTGAACAAGGTTATATACATATTTGTGATGGCAAAATTAAGAAAGTTGGGGAAGGGGATTTTGTTCAACAACTTGATGTTAATGAACGTCAGCATGTCGAAATGATCGATGCCAAAGGTCATCATATATTACCTGGTTTTATAGATATTCATATTCATGGTGGTTATGGTGAAGACGCCATGGATGCATCATTTGAAGGTTTGCAACATTTATCACAGTCATTGCTATCAGAAGGTACAACGTCATTCTTAGCAACAACTATGACACAATCAACTGATAACATTACAAAAGCTTTAAGTAATATTGCTAATTATAGTCAACAACAAAGTAATGATGACTGCGCAGAAATCATCGGTGTACATTTAGAAGGACCGTTTATTTCTGAACATAAAGTAGGTGCACAACATCCACAATTTGTTCAGCGACCTTCTAGTGAGAAAATTCGCAACTTCCAACAAACTGCTAATGGTTTAATAAAAATTATTACCTTTGCTCCGGAAGTAGAAGGTGCATTGCAGACATTAAATGATTTGAAAGATGAATTTATTTTTTCAATCGGTCATACAATTGCAACTTTTGATCAAACAAATGAAGCGGCCATGAATGGTGCGAAACATATTACCCATTTATACAATGCTGCGTCACCATTCCTCCATAGAGAGCCAGGGGTGTTTGGTGCAGCGTGGTTAAATGAACAGCTTAATACAGAATTAATTGTAGATGGCATACATGCTCATCCAGCAGCTGTAAAAATTGCTTATCGATTAAAAGGCAATAAACATTTTTATTTAATCACTGATGCTATGCGTGCAAAAGGTATGCCTGATGGAGATTATGATCTTGGTGGACAAAATGTTATTGTTAAGGATAATGAAGCTAGATTAGCTGATGGAACATTAGCGGGAAGTATATTAACAATGAATCAAGGTTTGCACAATTTACTTAACTATACCGAAACTTCTATAGAAGAGTTATGGCGTGTAACGAGTTTAAATCAGGCTATTGCTTTAAATTTTGATGATAGTAAAGGGAGTATTAAAGAAAATAAAGATGCTGATTTAGTTATCGTAAATGATCACATCGATGTTTTAACCACCATAAAAAATGGTAAAAAGCATAACTATAAGCCTTATTAA
- the pfkB gene encoding 1-phosphofructokinase, producing the protein MIYTVTFNPSIDYIMFTDDFKIDGLNRAKQTYKFAGGKGINVSRVLKTLDVDSTVLGFAGGFPGKFISQTLINSNIQAQFIEVDEDTRINVKLKTGQETEINAPGPNVTTKQFEDLLNQISNTTEADVVIVAGSVPSSIPSDAYAQIAKITQQTGAQLVVDAEKELVETVLPYQPLFIKPNKDELEVMFNTTITSDFDVVKYGRQILQQGAKSVIVSLGGDGAIYIDSKQSIKAVNPKGNVINTVGSGDSTVAGMVAGLSQGLSIEQAFQQAVACGTATAFNDDLATRDDIEKIKSQVTISVLDGE; encoded by the coding sequence ATGATCTACACAGTAACGTTTAATCCTTCTATTGATTACATCATGTTTACTGATGATTTTAAAATTGATGGATTAAACAGAGCGAAACAGACTTATAAATTCGCAGGTGGTAAAGGGATTAACGTTTCTCGCGTATTGAAAACTTTAGATGTAGATTCTACTGTTTTAGGTTTTGCTGGTGGTTTTCCTGGGAAATTTATTTCTCAAACACTAATTAACAGTAATATTCAAGCACAATTCATTGAAGTGGATGAAGATACTCGTATTAACGTTAAATTAAAAACAGGACAAGAAACAGAAATTAACGCACCGGGACCTAATGTTACTACAAAACAATTTGAAGATTTACTAAATCAGATTAGCAATACAACTGAAGCGGATGTAGTCATTGTAGCCGGAAGTGTGCCTTCAAGTATTCCTAGTGATGCATATGCGCAAATTGCAAAAATTACGCAACAAACTGGTGCACAATTGGTAGTTGATGCAGAAAAAGAATTAGTAGAAACTGTATTGCCATATCAACCATTGTTTATCAAGCCTAATAAAGATGAATTAGAAGTTATGTTTAACACCACAATCACGAGCGATTTTGATGTTGTTAAATATGGTCGACAAATTTTACAACAGGGTGCAAAATCTGTCATCGTTTCATTAGGTGGAGATGGTGCTATTTATATTGATAGTAAGCAAAGTATCAAAGCTGTTAATCCAAAAGGTAACGTTATTAATACAGTAGGTTCTGGTGATAGCACTGTAGCAGGAATGGTTGCTGGGTTATCACAAGGTTTATCTATTGAACAAGCGTTTCAACAAGCAGTTGCATGTGGAACTGCTACCGCATTTAATGATGACTTAGCCACAAGAGATGATATAGAAAAAATAAAATCTCAAGTTACAATTTCTGTACTTGATGGGGAGTGA
- a CDS encoding DoxX family protein, translating into MKTLQLILIFIVRLVSGIIMLQQGFEKLTGNFTLKGLVPVIKDNTDSPVWYKWFFEHVVAQSTSLFDLVIPLGELAIGLGLLFGVLSYAASFFGAFVMLNYILADMIFTYPLQLALFIILLMHQNTLRQLSLQSVIHYIKSFKNRGENKHDAHPSRR; encoded by the coding sequence ATGAAAACATTACAACTTATTTTAATCTTTATCGTACGTCTAGTTTCAGGAATAATTATGTTACAACAAGGTTTTGAAAAATTAACTGGTAACTTTACTTTAAAAGGACTTGTACCTGTTATCAAAGATAATACTGATTCCCCAGTATGGTATAAATGGTTCTTTGAACATGTCGTTGCCCAATCCACTTCATTATTTGATTTAGTTATACCTTTAGGGGAATTAGCTATTGGATTAGGATTACTATTCGGTGTACTTTCTTATGCTGCTAGTTTCTTTGGTGCCTTTGTTATGCTAAATTATATTTTAGCAGATATGATTTTTACTTATCCTCTTCAACTTGCTTTATTTATTATATTATTAATGCATCAAAATACATTGAGACAACTTTCACTCCAATCCGTTATTCATTATATTAAGTCCTTTAAAAATAGAGGTGAAAACAAACATGACGCACATCCTTCTCGTAGATGA
- the ltrA gene encoding group II intron reverse transcriptase/maturase, producing MYRESPSMMELVVRENNIQKAIKKVKKNNGAPGIDGMRVSELTSHFAKYFPQIKQKLLDGTYKPQAVRKVEIPKSNGKKRVLGIPVARDRVIQQAIKQVIEPSIDRTFSKHSHGFRPNRSTGTALKECATYYEEGYLVAVDCDLKQCFDMLNHDKLMYLFERHVQDKAISKFIRRSLQVGAIDLNGNYRSREIGAPQGGVISPLLCNIYLHELDNELEKRGHRFVRYADDFVIFVRTKRAGQRVMESVTKFIEKDLKLIVNSEKSKVGSITRLKFLSCLMTKVNGTYRFRPTMEARRNLKRTLRRLTKRNRPGTFKEIISEINQVTRGWINYFGKGFITGFVTKLQSWLNRRIRQLILKRWKRIKTKYKMLRKYGLDHKSAMKIANSRKKYWRLSSTHEVHRALTTKRLYKWGLEPLTQLAETAYARY from the coding sequence ATGTATCGTGAGTCTCCATCTATGATGGAGCTTGTTGTAAGAGAGAATAATATACAAAAAGCAATTAAGAAAGTGAAGAAAAACAACGGTGCACCTGGCATCGATGGCATGCGAGTAAGTGAATTAACATCACATTTCGCAAAATACTTTCCACAAATTAAACAAAAACTGCTTGATGGCACGTATAAGCCACAAGCAGTAAGAAAGGTTGAAATACCTAAATCAAATGGGAAAAAGCGCGTGCTTGGAATCCCTGTCGCAAGAGACAGAGTTATCCAACAAGCCATTAAACAAGTCATTGAACCTAGTATCGACCGTACTTTCTCAAAACACAGTCATGGCTTTAGACCGAATCGTAGTACAGGAACTGCACTTAAAGAATGTGCAACATACTATGAAGAAGGTTACTTAGTTGCAGTTGATTGTGATTTAAAACAGTGCTTTGATATGTTGAACCATGATAAATTAATGTATCTATTTGAACGACATGTTCAAGATAAAGCCATTTCTAAATTTATTCGTAGAAGCCTACAGGTTGGTGCAATCGACCTCAATGGTAATTATCGAAGTAGAGAAATAGGTGCACCGCAAGGTGGTGTTATTTCCCCGTTACTTTGTAATATTTATCTTCACGAATTAGATAATGAATTGGAGAAACGTGGTCATCGCTTTGTTCGTTATGCAGATGACTTCGTCATCTTTGTACGTACAAAACGAGCGGGTCAACGTGTCATGGAAAGTGTGACAAAGTTTATCGAAAAAGACCTTAAACTTATTGTAAATAGTGAAAAGAGCAAGGTAGGTTCTATCACACGTTTAAAGTTCTTGAGTTGTCTAATGACCAAAGTAAATGGCACTTATCGTTTCAGACCGACTATGGAAGCAAGAAGAAATTTAAAACGCACCTTAAGACGTCTAACGAAACGAAATAGACCAGGTACCTTTAAAGAGATTATATCAGAAATTAATCAAGTAACACGAGGGTGGATAAATTACTTTGGTAAAGGATTTATTACAGGTTTTGTAACGAAGTTACAATCATGGTTAAACCGACGCATTAGACAACTAATCCTCAAAAGATGGAAAAGAATAAAAACCAAATATAAGATGTTACGTAAGTATGGACTTGACCATAAGAGTGCAATGAAAATTGCCAATTCAAGAAAGAAATACTGGCGCTTATCATCAACGCATGAAGTTCATCGTGCACTTACAACAAAACGTCTCTACAAGTGGGGGTTAGAACCATTAACCCAACTCGCAGAGACGGCTTACGCAAGATATTGA
- a CDS encoding hemolysin family protein, protein METSTIISLIIFILLIALTTVFVGSEFALVKIRATRIEQLADEGNKPAKIVKAMIANLDYYLSACQLGITVTSLGLGWLGEPTFNKLLRPLFEAMHLPSALITTISFAVAFIIVTYLHVVLGELAPKSLAIQHTERIALLYARPLFYFGNIMKPLIWLMNGSARVIIRMFGVDPDAQNDAMSEEEIKIIINNSYNGGEINQTELAYMQNIFSFDERHAKDIMVPRTQMVTLNEPFNVDELLETIKEHQFTRYPISDDGDKDHIKGFINVKEFLTEYASGKPIKIANYIHELPMISETTRISDALIRMQREHVHISLIIDEYGGTAGILTMEDILEEIVGEIRDEFDDDEVNDIVKIDDKTFQINGRVLLDDLTDDFGIEFEDSDDIDTIGGWLQSRNTNLQKDDFVNTTYDRWVVSEIDNHQIVWVILNYEFNATRPTIGEDDEVDEKSE, encoded by the coding sequence TTGGAGACTTCGACCATAATTAGTTTGATTATATTTATTTTATTAATTGCATTAACTACTGTCTTTGTAGGATCAGAATTTGCATTAGTAAAAATTAGAGCAACAAGGATAGAGCAATTAGCAGATGAAGGTAATAAGCCAGCTAAAATTGTTAAAGCAATGATTGCAAACTTAGATTATTATCTTTCAGCATGTCAATTAGGTATCACAGTAACATCTTTAGGTTTAGGTTGGTTAGGAGAACCGACTTTTAATAAACTTTTACGTCCTTTATTTGAAGCAATGCATTTACCTAGTGCATTAATTACAACAATTTCATTTGCTGTAGCATTTATTATTGTGACGTATTTACATGTAGTTTTAGGTGAATTAGCACCTAAATCATTAGCTATTCAACATACAGAACGCATTGCCTTATTATATGCACGTCCATTATTTTATTTTGGTAATATTATGAAACCATTAATTTGGTTAATGAATGGTTCGGCTCGTGTTATTATAAGAATGTTTGGTGTTGATCCAGATGCTCAAAATGACGCTATGTCAGAAGAAGAAATTAAAATTATTATTAATAATAGTTATAATGGTGGAGAAATTAACCAAACAGAATTGGCATATATGCAAAATATCTTTTCATTTGATGAAAGGCATGCCAAAGATATCATGGTGCCTAGAACACAAATGGTAACGCTAAATGAACCATTCAATGTAGATGAATTACTTGAAACAATTAAAGAACATCAGTTTACACGTTATCCAATTTCTGATGATGGTGATAAAGACCATATTAAAGGTTTTATTAATGTTAAAGAATTTTTAACTGAGTATGCTTCTGGGAAACCTATTAAAATTGCAAACTATATTCATGAATTGCCTATGATTTCTGAAACTACACGTATCAGTGATGCATTAATTAGAATGCAACGTGAACATGTACATATTAGTTTAATTATTGATGAATATGGTGGTACAGCTGGTATTTTAACAATGGAAGATATCCTAGAAGAAATTGTTGGTGAAATTCGTGATGAATTTGATGATGATGAAGTCAATGATATCGTTAAGATTGATGATAAAACATTCCAAATTAATGGCAGAGTGTTGTTAGATGATTTAACTGATGACTTTGGCATTGAATTTGAAGACTCAGATGATATTGATACGATTGGTGGCTGGTTACAGTCACGTAATACGAATCTACAAAAAGATGATTTTGTTAACACAACCTATGATCGTTGGGTAGTATCTGAAATTGATAATCATCAAATTGTTTGGGTAATCTTAAATTATGAATTTAATGCAACAAGACCGACGATTGGTGAAGATGATGAAGTAGACGAAAAATCTGAATAA
- a CDS encoding aldo/keto reductase has protein sequence MINDSQILNNGYPMPSVGLGVYKIDDDEMEKVVTTALDAGYRAFDTAYFYGNEQSLGRALSQSDIAREDLFITTKLWNDYQGYDKTFEYFNKSLEHLGTDYLDLFLIHWPCEADGLFIESYQAMEELYEQGKIKAIGVCNFKQHHLEKLMAHTNIKPMINQIELHPYFNQQDVQDFCDNHDIKVTAWMPLMRNRGLLEDPVIVKLAEKYQKTPAQIVLRWHLAHNRIIIPKSKTPERIRENYNLFDFNLEITEVAEIDSLNKNARQGKDPDEVKIGDLK, from the coding sequence ATGATAAATGACAGCCAAATTTTGAATAATGGCTATCCAATGCCATCAGTTGGTTTAGGTGTTTATAAAATAGATGACGATGAGATGGAAAAAGTAGTCACAACAGCACTAGATGCTGGATATCGTGCCTTTGATACCGCTTATTTTTATGGCAATGAACAATCATTAGGCCGTGCGTTATCGCAAAGTGATATTGCACGTGAAGATTTATTTATCACAACTAAATTATGGAATGATTATCAAGGATATGACAAGACGTTTGAATACTTTAATAAATCACTAGAACATTTAGGTACAGATTATTTAGATCTATTTTTAATTCATTGGCCTTGTGAAGCTGACGGTTTATTTATAGAAAGTTATCAAGCGATGGAAGAACTTTACGAGCAAGGTAAGATTAAAGCGATTGGTGTGTGCAATTTTAAACAACATCATTTAGAAAAATTAATGGCCCATACTAACATTAAGCCCATGATTAATCAAATTGAATTACATCCATATTTTAATCAACAAGATGTACAAGATTTTTGCGATAACCATGACATTAAAGTAACAGCATGGATGCCATTAATGAGAAATAGAGGATTACTAGAAGATCCTGTTATAGTTAAATTAGCTGAAAAATATCAAAAAACGCCTGCTCAAATAGTATTACGCTGGCATTTAGCGCATAATAGAATTATTATTCCTAAATCTAAAACACCTGAACGAATTCGTGAAAACTATAATTTGTTTGATTTTAATTTAGAAATAACTGAAGTAGCTGAAATAGATAGTTTAAATAAAAATGCACGACAAGGTAAAGACCCAGATGAAGTTAAAATTGGTGATTTAAAATAA
- a CDS encoding sensor histidine kinase, with amino-acid sequence MLSIRSQIVISVISTVLLTTIILAIAYKLMWFNGHMTVTLTLTTIITSCLTLLICSVFINPLIQKIKHFNIKTKQFANGNVITNDHDFTSPKEIYELNQSFNKMADEITQQMNQIKSEQQEKNELIQNLAHDLKTPLASIISYSEGLRDGIISKDDEIKESYDILIKQANRLSSLFDAMTHIITLNTGKTYPTELLQLDQLLVSILQPYEQRIRQENRTLEVNFCSKVDAFYQYRIPLERILTNLLDNAIKFSSIGSRIDISIKDNKELHTIDIAIKDEGIGILPELQHRIFERTFRVENSRNIETGGSGLGLYIAQELAQQIHAQITVNSDIDKGTTMIVSLKKLHMHS; translated from the coding sequence ATGTTATCAATAAGAAGTCAAATTGTAATTAGTGTTATTAGCACTGTATTACTAACAACAATTATTTTAGCAATTGCTTATAAATTAATGTGGTTCAATGGTCATATGACTGTCACTTTAACATTAACAACCATTATTACAAGTTGCCTAACTTTATTAATATGCAGTGTTTTTATAAATCCTTTAATTCAAAAGATAAAGCATTTTAATATTAAAACTAAGCAGTTTGCTAATGGCAATGTCATAACTAATGATCACGATTTCACTTCACCAAAAGAAATTTATGAATTAAATCAGTCTTTTAACAAAATGGCCGATGAAATTACGCAACAAATGAATCAAATTAAATCTGAACAGCAAGAAAAAAATGAGTTAATTCAAAATTTAGCTCATGATTTAAAAACACCTTTAGCAAGTATTATTTCATATTCAGAAGGGTTAAGAGATGGTATCATTTCTAAAGATGACGAAATCAAAGAGTCATATGATATTTTAATTAAACAAGCTAATCGTTTATCCTCATTGTTTGATGCAATGACACATATCATTACTTTAAATACTGGTAAGACTTATCCCACAGAATTACTCCAATTAGACCAATTATTAGTATCAATTTTACAGCCTTATGAGCAACGTATAAGACAAGAAAATCGCACGTTAGAAGTCAATTTCTGTAGCAAAGTAGATGCATTTTATCAATATAGGATTCCTCTTGAGCGTATATTAACTAATTTACTAGATAATGCCATTAAGTTTTCTAGTATTGGTAGTCGCATTGACATCTCTATTAAAGACAATAAAGAATTACATACGATAGATATTGCTATTAAAGATGAAGGGATTGGTATATTACCTGAACTTCAACATCGCATATTTGAACGTACTTTTAGAGTTGAAAATTCTCGTAATATTGAAACTGGAGGTTCAGGATTAGGACTTTATATTGCACAGGAATTAGCTCAACAAATCCATGCGCAAATTACAGTCAACAGTGATATTGATAAAGGCACTACTATGATTGTTAGTTTAAAAAAATTGCACATGCATAGTTGA